In the genome of Arachis hypogaea cultivar Tifrunner chromosome 9, arahy.Tifrunner.gnm2.J5K5, whole genome shotgun sequence, the window AACTTTTTGAGAAAATTTAAGGTACCATATCTCCAAAAACTTCGTTAACATAGGTAACTAAAAACACAACAGAGTTTAAATGTTATAGTTACCGTCATCGCAATGGTTGTGTTGTTTTTTCCTTATCGCAGGGTATTCTAGGATAGTGCGCGAACACCAGTTGCGTCACAAGCATTTACACAAGCGGGTGAAATGTACACAAGATAGCTGAACAGAATTTCGCATGAACAGTATGCTTTGGCATTTGATGGTGGATACCGATGGGTCACATGACTACAAATTTAGTTGAGTGCATCAATTCAATATTGAAGGGGGTGCGTAATCTCCCTGTCACTGCACTTGTGAAGGCAATGTTTTATAGACTTAATGAGTTGTTCACCATAAAAAGGGCTGAAGCTAAGGCTCAAATTAATGCTGGTTATGTATTCTTTGAGCTTGTCACCTCCAAATTGCATGCAAATCAGTGCGTTGCCAAAAACATTAAGGTTAATTGCTTCGACAGACAGAATGAAGTATTTAAGGTGCGTGAGATGTCCAGTGGTCTCGAGTTTGCAGTTGATCTACGTCAGCGACATTGTGATTGTGGTAAATCCCAAGTGGATCGCATGCCATGTCACCATGTCTTTGCTTGCTGTGCAAATCAACGATTGAATTGGCAGGTGTACATTCATGATGTTGATAAGATGTACCAAGTTTGAAGGGTTTATAGAGCTAGGTTTAGGCCACTCGAAAATCCCATTACATGGCCTGTGTATCATGGATCTCGGTTCGTACATAATCCTTTTTTCAAGCGAGTGACAAAGAGTCGGCCAAAGATGACCCggttcttgaatgagatggacacgcGAATGATACGCTTTCCAAGACGCTGTAAGCAATGTAAGGCCAAGGATCTCAGTCGTAGTAGATGTCGACATGGCGGTGGATCAAGTGCAAGCGGTGCTGCTCAAAATACCTGACTGTTATTATGTTGGCattctaatttataaaatttctaGCATTTATGTCGTACTAATAATATTATGTTGCCATGTTTGCAACTTATATTTTATTATCAAACAATATGTCCTTTAAAACATTCCTATCTTGCTACTTATAAAAGTCCAAATACTTTTTACACAGAGTCTAGATATTTTTTACACAAAATCTAACATTCTACTTTCTCATTGTCTACTTTACATCTTTGCGAAACTTCTTACACTTCTTTGCGACATTCATAAATGCGGATAGTGTGAATCTGTTTGTACTCCAGCGTGGGGAATCAGATCTTAGATTATATCCTTTGCCTCTAGCAGATAGAGATGCGGTCCCACCTGTATCTGTACCTGCCCCACCTAAAGAAAAATTTAAGATAACATATATATCAAGAAATGGCACCAGGAATCAGGGCAAGAAATGACATACAAATCCAAGCCCATATATGCAACAATGTCAGTGGACCGTCAATCTCTTTACAGTCAAAGCGAGATGCTGTACAAGTGTGCTAGGAATGTCGATCCCTAGCTGATTTTGTGAATTCGAGAGAAGTCACGAATCAATGGCAGAAATTTTTAATGAACCGCTGATCCAGACTTATCAGCAAACAAGATTGACCCAAACAACAACAATATATGACATTTCACGTACTTCTCCATGGCAACTCAATCATTCAAAATTAATTCGTCTTTCACATTTCTAATTCAAATCATCTTGATGTAACTTTTTCTGCAATcactggtcttaggtgccattccAAATTGATGTAAGTATTCAGCTTCTATAGCTTTTTGATTAGCCATGGTTGTTCCTGTCATGGAAAGACCATTTTTTGGAATACCTAGGATTAGAGCCATATCTTCCAACGTAACTGCACACTCACCAGTCAGAAGATAGAATGCATGAGTATCTGGGTACCATCTCTCTGCTAGAGTTGTTACCAAAGCCTACTGACCTTGAATCACTCCAACTTGAGATACATGATAAAACTTAGTGGCCTGCACAAGAAGCTTGACAATCGAATTATATGAATCGGTGAATTCATGTGGACAAcaaaatatagacaaataataaCTCAAGTTATCTTATTTAATTAATCATATATAAGTTAAAACACTTATAATTAACATTAAATTTACTCGAatgttaacaaaaaataatttaacctCTCTACTAAACATGCgttcataaataataaaactatCCACTAAACCAATTTTTACTTAATTATCATTATAACTAAATTTCTTATCAATAATATCAAAACTAACATATTCATCTTATTTATAACAATACCTactaacaaatataattaataactgAACCTTTACCCTACACACATGACTAAACAAAATGgccataattaataatattttatcataGAACCTGATTAATAATTATCTCCAATAATACTTACCTACTacgaaaattataaatttaataattattaactatttattttatattttaacaatttttttattttagaagattttTCGAtagcaaaaaaatataatatttgaactctaaaataatattttgatccactaaagtaaataaatagataaaatgagaaaataaaaaatttaataattattaatttaattttttattgtattttttaatttgataagccaaaaattaatcaattgagatcaaaattttatttaaaaagtttgTCGCCacaaagtgaaattcaaattctCAACATTAGTATAACTgctaaaacaagaaaaattttaaacttaaatatACCACACGActtaaaataacaaaaacaaaacagaaaagagaaaaaaaaagtatcattagaccaaaaattaaaagaattgtaGTCCCCAAAATTTGTTTATATGTTTGAATATACGATTGTTGttgttttcttaattaaaaaaaaaaagtaagaacaAAACTATCTAAGCAAAGCGACATTATTAATGGAAGAAAAGAATATCACCCTTACTcccttaattttaaaaaaaaaatcacatgatACATGCCCATTCTCATATATATCAATTTATCATGAGGAATTATACggcaattttatattaaaattattattcgaCAAAGTGAATAGTCCTCTTGACTTTTTTACTCACTTTAAAAGAGCTAAGAAATCAATAACGAAAAAATGTTTACATTTTTGAGTTATTGACAATCACTTTGCAACTAAAATTTTAATGGAAACAGTTCCACATTTAATAGTCCTTTATTTGTATATTTGTAAATGAAGATTCAAATATGTAATTAACGTTTTTCGTTGAAATCAATAGTtgtttcttcatcttttcttcaaCTGCTCCCATTTCAAGATGAAATTAAGGTTTAACTTAATTTAAGAGTCTCTACagtacattatatattatatattcacTTGACAAAAAAACTAGttacatattttaatataaacaaaTTTAGCCACACCCCCTTTTCCCACTGTTGATTCCGATTGGGACATAGTTGTTTCCTTTCAACATTTTGGTGTGTTATCTTTGACAAAATATAGTTGCCACTCAATCACTCACAGCTTTTAAAAATTTGTGGTTCTGCTCTTATTTCAGCAATGACTCCTTATCTAAAATCTGAGTAAGCGGATAAAACAAAAGCATTGGCATAGAGACTACTATTTTGAGTATCTACATATTAatcacattaaaaaaattattactgaatacaatgttaattttttacatttatcTAAATCCTTCATTCTATATTCATCATCTTAGACATTGTTGTACATATATTCAAGTAACAATGTCaaatttttataaagaaaaaatatttaatttggtatCTCCTAGTCTTAATTtagttcttaaaattttaattatcttaatttagttcttaaattttttaattgattcTGTGACGAAAACTACTACAAGAACTAAAATTGagacaattgaaattttaaaaacttaattGAAACTCAAATATAATTTCAGGGATCAAACTGAATATTTTCTCACCATTGACATAACAATGTCCACTTATTtacattaacaatgaactttatgtaaaaaaaaaatgttagaggCCATCAAAGTTTATTATTTATAGTCATCACTTagctataaatttaattttttttagtctattttagtctaataatctaacaacatattttatctcatacttttaaatattgatgactATTGATAGCCAAAAACATAAATTTCGATAATTctctagtatttttttattttaccagaATCAAATTTATAATGAAAAGATTccctaaaaaataattataataaaaagaataatccaactatattattaaaaaataccaaattaactatttatataaaagatatatttaaaatataaaatatacaataaaaaattatataaaataacacaTGTTTTAGAATAGGGTGGAAACTTCACATAAAATTGATAGCTAAGAGTCGTTAGAtagtttgactgatttgactaaattttcatctaacgactttcaactatcaatttcacgtaaattcaattgcatttgaatttttctGTTAGAATAGGATTGAATTTGCCAATTCAATGGAATTAAACGGGATTTATCACCAAATTAATccgattcaaataaaaaattagttgagaACAAATtagttaaagaataaaaaaattaatcaaaaaacgAGTTAATCGATCAAACAAATTTGACTTTTTAGCAGATAATtgatttaaactaataaaatacaaaaaatatttaaaaaaaaaatattattttattatgtccAATTTAGCTTCAGTTAAACTTCGATAAAATTTTAAACCGTTGAATCTTTTAACTCGTTTA includes:
- the LOC114924467 gene encoding uncharacterized protein — translated: MGHMTTNLVECINSILKGVRNLPVTALVKAMFYRLNELFTIKRAEAKAQINAGYVFFELVTSKLHANQCVAKNIKVNCFDRQNEVFKVREMSSGLEFAVDLRQRHCDCGKSQVDRMPCHHVFACCANQRLNWQVYIHDVDKMYQV